In the Candidatus Margulisiibacteriota bacterium genome, GAATAGCGTAACTACCAAGCAAAAACGCCATTTACCCTTAACAGTTGCTAAAAGTCCAAAATTTGGTAAAATTAGAAACTGTATTGGCGTTCCCCGGTAGCGCAGTGGTAGCGCAGGTGACTGTTAATCACTTGGTCGTAGGTTCGAATCCTACCCGGGGAGTGCCGATTCCATCGGCGCGACTTTCGCATTTAAGGAGAGTCTTTTGGAAAAACTATCACAGCAAAGAGTTTCAACCGCTTTAAGAATCCTCTATCCCCTCTGGCTAGTATTCGGGTCATTCAGCGTTGTGTATGTACCATCGAAGCTGCTGGTTTTAGGGAACGCCGGAGAAACCGCAAACAACATATTATCGAACGAGCTACTTTTCCGAGCGAGTATTTCAGGCAGTCTCATTACCCAGCTAATTTTTATTTTTGCCGTCCTACTGTTATATCGGTTATTCGAATCAGTTAACAAGAGCCAAGCCTTACTGATGGTTGTTTTAGCTTTAGTGAGCGTGCCGATCGCCATGCTGAACGAGCTTAATAGCGTAGCCGCCCTAATGCTGCTCAATTCTCCGGAACAAATGATGTTATTTTTGAACTTACACGCCCAAGGAATTATCATTGCCTCAATCTTCTGGGGCTTATGGCTTTTCCCGCTTGGTTATCTTGCTTACAAATCAGGTTATTTCCCCAAGGTTATTGGCGGTTTTGTTATTATCGCTGGAATTGGGTATACCTTGGGATCGTTTATTAAGTTACTCATGCCGGGATTAGAAAGCGCGATCTCCATTTTTGAGTTGATGGCATTTGGTGAAGTGATCTTTTTAGCTTGGCTGGTAATCAGGGGAGCGAAGCTAGACAGATAATT is a window encoding:
- a CDS encoding DUF4386 domain-containing protein produces the protein MEKLSQQRVSTALRILYPLWLVFGSFSVVYVPSKLLVLGNAGETANNILSNELLFRASISGSLITQLIFIFAVLLLYRLFESVNKSQALLMVVLALVSVPIAMLNELNSVAALMLLNSPEQMMLFLNLHAQGIIIASIFWGLWLFPLGYLAYKSGYFPKVIGGFVIIAGIGYTLGSFIKLLMPGLESAISIFELMAFGEVIFLAWLVIRGAKLDR